The proteins below come from a single Deltaproteobacteria bacterium genomic window:
- the recR gene encoding recombination protein RecR, whose translation MQFCSEFLKINTGFTLSSSLDHLIQELSKLPGIGEKTATRLAFFVLRSPKAYAEKLAVSLREVVNEMFFCSLCQNFTQQDPCAVCRDPHRDEQLLLVIEGPQELRVIEQSKNYKGYYHILHGAISPLDRVGPEDLKIKELLGRLSDGKVQEVILATNTNVEGEATALYLTKILKPLGLKVSRIASGIPVGGDLEYIDSMTLFRAIEGRRVL comes from the coding sequence ATGCAATTTTGTTCAGAGTTTTTAAAGATTAACACAGGATTTACTTTGTCTTCCTCCTTAGACCACCTCATTCAAGAACTCTCCAAACTCCCCGGTATCGGGGAAAAAACGGCCACGCGTCTGGCTTTTTTTGTTTTGCGCTCTCCCAAGGCTTATGCAGAAAAGCTGGCGGTTTCGCTGCGTGAAGTGGTCAATGAAATGTTTTTTTGTTCACTGTGCCAGAATTTCACCCAACAGGATCCTTGCGCGGTTTGTCGTGACCCCCATCGGGATGAGCAACTCCTGTTGGTGATTGAAGGGCCACAGGAGCTGCGTGTGATAGAGCAATCCAAAAATTATAAGGGCTACTACCACATTCTCCACGGGGCCATTTCACCCCTGGATCGCGTAGGCCCTGAAGATCTGAAGATTAAAGAATTACTGGGTCGGCTTTCGGATGGAAAAGTTCAGGAAGTCATTTTGGCGACGAACACTAATGTAGAAGGCGAGGCCACTGCACTCTATTTGACTAAAATCCTTAAGCCGTTGGGACTGAAAGTGAGCCGAATTGCCTCGGGGATCCCTGTGGGTGGAGACTTGGAATATATCGACAGCATGACCTTGTTTCGGGCGATTGAGGGTCGGCGTGTATTGTAA
- a CDS encoding YbaB/EbfC family nucleoid-associated protein: MNIQQMMKQAQQLQKQMLKQQEELATKTYEASSGGGMVNVVVSGKNELLSLKIEKEVVNPEDVTMLQDLVLAAVNEAIRRSKEAAEQEMGGLMGGMKIPGLF; encoded by the coding sequence ATGAACATCCAACAAATGATGAAGCAAGCCCAACAGCTTCAAAAACAAATGCTCAAACAACAAGAAGAACTTGCCACCAAAACCTACGAAGCCAGTAGTGGCGGCGGGATGGTGAATGTGGTGGTGAGCGGAAAAAATGAATTACTTTCCCTCAAGATTGAAAAAGAGGTGGTGAATCCTGAAGATGTGACAATGTTACAAGATCTCGTTTTAGCTGCCGTGAATGAAGCTATCCGCCGCTCCAAAGAAGCCGCCGAACAGGAGATGGGTGGGCTGATGGGAGGGATGAAAATCCCAGGCTTGTTTTAG
- the dnaX gene encoding DNA polymerase III subunit gamma/tau, translating into MSYLVLARKYRPQNFDEVIGQDAVVTTLKNAIQARRIHQAYLFTGVRGTGKTSLARIFSKALNCEQGPTAKPCNHCSNCRQITEGSALDVREIDGASNTSVEDVRELREELKYLPASGRYKIFIIDEVHMLSTSAFNALLKTLEEPPPHAVFFMATTEAHKIPATILSRCQRFDLRRVSLEKLQQILKTICELEKVEFEPDVLLLIAREAQGSIRDAQSLLDQAMAYASGKLKCSDVAEMLGLTDASVLQELTRVLIAQNLTRALVLLDELYDRGHDLKQFCIQWLELIKNLLLYRVSKDLSVIKDLTESEQLFLKEQAALSTPQVLDLMFQILHQGIQEMSHSEFPKMILEVLLVRLAYASQFLELTRWMESGGDVTVNSLPHPDPLLEERGKSNSLLLGEKVPEGRMRGELTLQGFLTFTEQKKPQVSSILSRAMKLALKESEIFVKVESNSHWLEWLKEREEILQSLAKEYFQKKLKFVLSDQDLMGPFEEELILQSPVKKEVLTQQSNDPTVSKAMNILNAKIEEVTS; encoded by the coding sequence ATGTCTTATCTAGTCCTAGCCCGAAAATATCGCCCCCAGAATTTTGACGAAGTGATTGGTCAGGATGCCGTTGTCACTACGCTCAAAAATGCCATTCAGGCGAGGCGTATCCATCAGGCCTATCTTTTTACGGGGGTACGCGGAACCGGTAAAACCTCGCTGGCTCGAATTTTTTCAAAGGCCCTCAATTGTGAACAAGGCCCCACAGCCAAGCCTTGTAACCACTGTTCCAATTGCAGACAGATTACCGAGGGCTCGGCCTTAGACGTTCGAGAAATCGATGGTGCTTCCAATACTTCGGTAGAAGATGTTCGAGAACTCCGTGAGGAGCTTAAGTATCTACCCGCTTCGGGACGCTACAAAATATTCATTATCGACGAAGTGCATATGTTGTCTACCTCTGCCTTCAATGCCCTGCTAAAAACTTTGGAAGAACCTCCCCCGCATGCCGTTTTTTTCATGGCAACCACCGAAGCACATAAAATTCCGGCCACCATCCTATCGCGTTGCCAGCGTTTTGACCTGCGACGGGTTTCTCTCGAAAAATTACAACAAATTTTGAAGACCATTTGTGAACTGGAAAAAGTGGAGTTCGAACCGGATGTGCTATTGTTGATTGCCCGTGAGGCCCAAGGTTCTATTCGGGATGCCCAGAGTCTGCTCGATCAAGCCATGGCCTATGCTTCTGGAAAATTGAAATGTAGCGATGTGGCGGAGATGCTGGGTTTGACAGATGCCTCTGTTCTGCAGGAGCTGACGCGAGTGCTGATTGCTCAAAATTTAACACGCGCGCTTGTCCTGTTGGATGAACTTTACGATCGGGGCCACGATTTAAAGCAATTCTGCATCCAATGGCTGGAGTTGATTAAAAATTTGTTACTCTACCGGGTGAGCAAGGATTTATCGGTGATCAAAGATTTAACCGAGTCGGAACAATTGTTCTTGAAGGAGCAGGCGGCTTTGTCCACTCCCCAGGTTTTGGATCTGATGTTTCAGATTTTGCATCAGGGAATTCAGGAGATGAGTCACAGTGAATTTCCAAAGATGATTTTGGAAGTTCTGTTGGTCCGACTGGCTTATGCCTCACAGTTTTTGGAGCTGACGCGTTGGATGGAATCGGGCGGTGATGTCACAGTGAACTCCTTACCTCACCCTGACCCTCTTCTCGAGGAGAGGGGAAAGTCGAATTCCCTTCTCCTAGGGGAGAAGGTGCCTGAAGGGCGGATGAGGGGAGAGCTCACGTTGCAAGGCTTTCTTACTTTTACCGAGCAAAAAAAACCTCAGGTCTCTTCTATTTTATCTCGAGCGATGAAGTTGGCATTGAAAGAATCTGAAATATTTGTGAAGGTGGAATCCAATTCGCACTGGTTGGAGTGGTTGAAAGAAAGAGAAGAAATTTTACAAAGTCTGGCGAAGGAATATTTCCAAAAAAAATTGAAGTTTGTGTTGAGTGATCAAGATTTGATGGGGCCTTTTGAGGAAGAATTAATTCTTCAGAGCCCTGTAAAAAAAGAAGTGCTCACCCAGCAAAGCAATGATCCTACAGTTTCTAAGGCAATGAATATTTTAAACGCAAAAATCGAGGAGGTCACTTCATGA
- the can gene encoding carbonate dehydratase — MKSIQQLLEKNEAWAKKCRQEDPAYFTKLSELQKPDYLWIGCSDARVPANTILGLASGEVFVHRNVGNQVVHSDINCLSVIQYAVEFLQVKDIIVCGHYGCGGVLGALSEARFGLIDHWLWHIKNIYALHREELEAIPNEMELANRLCELNVLEQVKHVCSTNVVRDAWSAGQTLSVHGFIYDIHDGLIRDLGLNVTSLEDFERKIGK; from the coding sequence ATGAAGAGCATCCAACAACTTCTAGAAAAAAATGAGGCCTGGGCAAAAAAATGCCGCCAAGAAGACCCTGCTTATTTTACAAAACTGTCTGAGCTGCAAAAACCCGATTATTTATGGATAGGTTGTTCCGATGCCCGTGTGCCAGCTAACACCATACTGGGGCTTGCTTCCGGTGAGGTATTTGTGCATCGCAATGTGGGAAATCAGGTGGTACATTCGGATATCAATTGTCTGTCGGTCATTCAATATGCGGTTGAATTTCTTCAGGTGAAAGACATTATTGTTTGCGGACATTATGGTTGTGGAGGGGTTTTGGGGGCCCTATCGGAGGCCCGATTTGGTTTAATAGACCACTGGCTTTGGCATATCAAAAATATTTATGCCCTGCATCGTGAGGAATTAGAGGCCATTCCCAACGAAATGGAACTCGCCAATCGCTTGTGCGAGCTCAATGTGCTGGAGCAAGTGAAGCATGTTTGTTCGACCAATGTGGTTCGAGATGCCTGGAGCGCAGGTCAGACGCTCAGTGTACATGGCTTTATTTATGATATTCACGATGGTTTGATTCGGGATCTGGGTTTGAATGTGACGAGTCTGGAAGATTTTGAGAGAAAAATAGGAAAATAA
- the crcB gene encoding fluoride efflux transporter CrcB yields the protein MLHSAMLKNFLLVSTGGALGSSLRYAVSLLLPLFYSSAFPWPTFLVNFSGSFLISFLLGFFINDSMPLKLFFCTGILGGFTTYSSFNNENLQLLLQGQWFTALSYIFLSLFGCLFAGYLGFIFSH from the coding sequence ATGCTGCACTCTGCTATGCTTAAAAATTTTTTATTGGTTTCCACCGGGGGAGCTTTGGGTTCAAGCTTGCGTTACGCGGTCAGCCTGCTGCTTCCCTTGTTTTATTCTTCTGCTTTCCCTTGGCCTACCTTTTTGGTCAACTTTTCAGGTTCGTTTCTGATTAGTTTTTTACTGGGTTTTTTTATCAACGATTCTATGCCACTCAAACTCTTTTTCTGCACAGGTATTTTGGGCGGATTCACCACCTACTCCAGTTTTAATAACGAAAATCTTCAGCTGCTGCTTCAGGGCCAATGGTTCACTGCCCTTTCGTATATTTTTCTGAGTCTATTTGGATGCCTATTTGCGGGTTATTTAGGATTTATTTTTTCGCATTAG
- a CDS encoding nucleoside deaminase gives MSPLASDEKWMLQALQQAQKAAQKNEVPIGAIAVYQNKIIARAHNLRESKQDPLGHAEIYLLSKVAKKLACWRMSGVTIYVTLEPCLMCMGALMQARVDRLVFGCLDAKAGACGSLYDFSKDLRLNHRIEVRSGVLQKECVDLLSGFFKQLRQRKMNRSGLMRKNKS, from the coding sequence ATGTCTCCCCTTGCTTCGGACGAAAAATGGATGCTTCAAGCCTTGCAGCAAGCCCAGAAAGCCGCTCAGAAAAATGAAGTACCCATTGGAGCTATTGCCGTTTATCAAAATAAAATCATTGCGCGGGCCCATAATCTTCGGGAGTCAAAGCAAGATCCTTTGGGGCATGCAGAGATTTATCTGCTTTCAAAAGTAGCAAAAAAACTGGCTTGTTGGCGAATGAGTGGGGTGACCATTTATGTAACTCTGGAACCTTGCCTCATGTGCATGGGGGCGCTGATGCAGGCCCGAGTGGATCGCCTGGTGTTTGGCTGTCTGGATGCCAAAGCAGGGGCCTGTGGATCATTGTATGATTTTTCGAAAGATTTGAGACTCAATCATCGAATAGAAGTGAGATCAGGCGTGTTGCAAAAAGAATGTGTAGATTTGCTTTCTGGTTTTTTCAAGCAGTTGCGGCAAAGAAAAATGAATAGGTCTGGCCTAATGCGAAAAAATAAATCCTAA
- a CDS encoding DUF2281 domain-containing protein yields MNTLEQVYDHLKSMPEALVKEVLKFVYVLENKKKIVKRVPGSAKKDLIKISEDFDAPLEEFENYQ; encoded by the coding sequence ATGAATACTTTAGAACAAGTTTATGATCATTTGAAAAGCATGCCAGAAGCTCTGGTGAAAGAAGTGTTAAAATTTGTCTATGTTTTGGAAAATAAGAAAAAAATTGTTAAGAGAGTTCCTGGTTCAGCTAAAAAAGATTTAATTAAAATTTCTGAGGATTTTGATGCTCCTCTGGAAGAATTTGAGAATTACCAATAA